The following coding sequences are from one Streptomyces venezuelae window:
- a CDS encoding OsmC family protein yields the protein MADYRIETVRNGERDWTARNDRGAEVRIAAADNPDAQPSFTPVELLLAALGGCGGLVVDRTARAVEHDALRVTVESVSRTEDDGRVGVVRVSYELDLPEGDTRAAEALERAIRLTHEKYCTVSRTVEHGARVEALGPDGTTLFAGG from the coding sequence ATGGCCGACTACCGCATCGAGACCGTACGCAACGGCGAGCGCGACTGGACCGCCCGCAACGACCGCGGCGCCGAGGTCCGCATCGCCGCCGCCGACAACCCCGACGCCCAGCCCTCCTTCACCCCCGTCGAACTCCTCCTCGCCGCACTCGGCGGCTGCGGCGGACTCGTCGTGGACCGCACGGCACGCGCCGTCGAGCACGACGCGCTGCGCGTCACCGTCGAGTCGGTGTCCAGGACCGAGGACGACGGCCGGGTCGGCGTCGTCCGGGTCTCCTACGAACTCGATCTGCCCGAGGGCGACACCCGCGCCGCCGAGGCACTGGAGCGCGCCATCCGGCTGACCCACGAGAAGTACTGCACGGTCAGCCGTACCGTCGAACACGGCGCCCGCGTCGAGGCACTCGGCCCCGACGGGACGACCCTGTTCGCCGGGGGGTGA